Proteins co-encoded in one Papaver somniferum cultivar HN1 chromosome 5, ASM357369v1, whole genome shotgun sequence genomic window:
- the LOC113277232 gene encoding F-box protein At5g07610-like, translating into MTSSHVHLSSSLSVISNNVDILVLILWRLPVKSLFVFKSVSKRWYSLISDPIFIKGHFLEISSRSFLGQFLHNRLSGPDTPEFEFVSLNESVPRPLHFLACINDPLGIRINQSCNGLLCCSSYRGTYADPYYICNPYTRQYRPLFCGSRGDEHGFISLCSVSLAFDVLKSPHYKVVCIWLLKKVTESDVEFYHQIEIYTSETTSWKLLGNIFPAHDIFHKTGVFWRGSLHWFDPSRQANSFYFNVDLELLMGMPKLPPRYDNDEMLFKYFGECRGHLHLIQVHASRTSFEILEMMTDYQGWNTRYVVNVSELMNAYPEITQGVSIQFQHLAFSVLLVQDEKTKSLTDIQRAKGTDSLILVLQILDEVVYYDLEEMRVKKIVRLAPTTYSRRRDAFQYIETLACV; encoded by the coding sequence ATGACCAGTAGTCACGTTCACCTATCCTCATCCTTATCTGTGATATCCAACAATGTTGATATCCTAGTACTCATTTTGTGGCGTTTACCAGTAAAATCGCTGTTTGTATTTAAATCCGTTTCGAAACGATGGTATTCGCTTATCTCTGATCCGATTTTCATTAAAGGGCATTTCCTCGAAATATCATCACGTTCATTTCTTGGACAGTTCTTGCATAATCGATTATCAGGTCCTGATACTCCAGAATTTGAATTCGTATCGCTCAATGAATCAGTACCTCGTCCGTTACATTTCCTAGCTTGTATCAACGATCCGTTAGGTATACGGATCAATCAGTCTTGCAATGGTCTTCTTTGTTGCAGCAGTTATAGAGGCACATATGCAGATCCATATTACATTTGCAATCCATACACAAGACAGTATCGTCCACTCTTTTGCGGTTCTCGTGGAGACGAACACGGTTTCATTTCACTCTGCAGTGTCAGTTTAGCATTCGACGTACTGAAATCACCTCACTACAAGGTTGTCTGCATTTGGTTGCTGAAGAAGGTTACAGAATCTGATGTCGAGTTTTATCATCAAATCGAAATATACACTTCTGAAACAACCTCTTGGAAGCTCTTAGGAAATATTTTCCCTGCACATGACATATTCCATAAAACTGGTGTGTTCTGGCGTGGTTCATTACATTGGTTTGATCCGTCGAGACAAGCAAATTCTTTTTACTTCAATGTTGATCTTGAACTGCTGATGGGAATGCCTAAGCTACCTCCCAGATACGATAACGATGAGATGTTGTTTAAATACTTTGGGGAGTGTAGGGGTCACCTGCATCTTATCCAGGTACATGCTTCGCGCACCAGTTTCGAAATCCTGGAGATGATGACCGATTACCAGGGGTGGAATACAAGATATGTTGTCAATGTCAGTGAATTGATGAATGCGTATCCGGAGATCACACAAGGCGTTTCAATTCAGTTCCAACATCTTGCATTCTCAGTACTGCTTGTCCAGGATGAAAAAACAAAGTCATTAACCGATATTCAAAGAGCGAAAGGAACAGATTCGTTGATATTGGTGTTGCAAATACTGGATGAGGTTGTATATTATGATCTAGAGGAAATGCGCGTCAAGAAAATTGTCAGACTCGCGCCCACGACATATTCAAGACGCCGGGACGCGTTTCAGTACATTGAAACACTGGCTTGTGTTTGA